One stretch of Roseovarius mucosus DNA includes these proteins:
- a CDS encoding LysR family transcriptional regulator, protein MRNLDITTLRSLVAVADHGGVTRAATALNLTQSAVSMQIKRLEEMLDLTLLERANRRVSLTAPGEQLVGYARRMLDLNDEVMGRLTEETFEGELALGVPHDIVYPVVPRVLKQFNAAFPRVKVNLRSSSTLRLREALARGEVDVILTTEEGVGEGGETLTQMNLRWTGAQGGVSWKRRPLRLAFCRQCIFRPIVLRKLDAAGVDWELAVDSEDDRAVEALVSADLAVGALLESSIPPHLEAIHPGGALPDLGIQKINLYGNAGRDAVRAELMRMLRQGFGALTSPVLMSA, encoded by the coding sequence ATGCGAAACCTCGACATCACTACGTTGCGCTCGTTGGTGGCGGTGGCCGACCATGGCGGTGTGACGCGCGCGGCGACGGCGTTGAATCTGACGCAATCAGCCGTCTCGATGCAGATCAAGCGGTTAGAGGAAATGCTGGATCTTACGCTTTTAGAGCGCGCCAATCGTCGGGTGTCATTGACCGCGCCGGGTGAGCAATTGGTGGGCTATGCGCGGCGTATGCTCGATCTGAATGACGAGGTGATGGGGCGGCTGACCGAAGAGACATTCGAGGGGGAATTGGCGCTCGGTGTGCCGCATGACATCGTTTATCCGGTGGTTCCACGTGTGCTCAAGCAGTTCAACGCGGCCTTTCCACGGGTCAAGGTCAACCTGCGCTCATCCAGCACGCTGCGGCTGCGCGAGGCGCTTGCGCGGGGGGAGGTGGATGTGATCCTGACCACCGAGGAAGGCGTGGGCGAGGGGGGCGAGACCTTGACGCAGATGAATCTGCGCTGGACCGGTGCGCAAGGCGGCGTGTCGTGGAAGCGACGCCCGCTGCGGTTGGCGTTTTGCCGTCAGTGCATTTTCCGGCCCATCGTGCTGCGCAAGCTGGATGCGGCGGGCGTGGATTGGGAGTTGGCGGTTGATTCCGAGGATGATCGCGCGGTTGAGGCATTGGTGAGCGCCGATCTGGCGGTTGGGGCGCTGCTCGAGAGCAGCATCCCGCCACATCTCGAGGCGATCCATCCCGGCGGGGCGCTGCCGGATCTGGGGATTCAAAAGATCAACCTGTACGGCAATGCGGGCCGCGATGCGGTGCGCGCCGAATTGATGCGGATGTTGCGGCAGGGATTTGGCGCGCTGACATCGCCGGTGCTTATGTCAGCGTGA
- a CDS encoding DUF1127 domain-containing protein — protein sequence MTVHAQTSVLRSALRAPRLAEMLAVWTQRRALYRLDDAALEDLGLTREAALREASRPFWDLPRRLHC from the coding sequence ATGACCGTCCATGCCCAAACCTCCGTCCTCCGGTCCGCCCTGCGCGCCCCGCGGCTTGCCGAGATGCTGGCTGTCTGGACACAGCGCCGCGCCCTCTATCGGCTCGACGATGCCGCGCTTGAAGACCTTGGTCTAACCCGCGAAGCCGCGCTGCGCGAAGCAAGCCGCCCCTTCTGGGATTTGCCCCGTCGGCTGCATTGCTGA
- a CDS encoding NADPH:quinone oxidoreductase family protein, which yields MRAYHLPAKGAEPLLTDLPRPTPGPGEIRVRIAACGLNFADLLMIKGAYQDTPEPPFTLGMEVAGTVDALGPGTDGPAPGTRIAVFGGQGGLADYGCFPAARAVPLPDAMSFADAAAFQVAYGTSHVALDHKARLQPGETLLVLGAAGGVGLTAVEIGKQMGARVIACARGADKLAVAQEAGADHLIDAATQDIRDVCRALGGVDVVYDPVGGDQFTAALRACNPEARILTIGFASGDVPQIPANHLLVKNITVMGLYWGGYLKFRPEVVTQSMATLFDWYAAGRLRPHVSHLLPLEQAAEALDLLRLRKSTGKVVVTLT from the coding sequence ATGCGCGCCTACCACCTGCCCGCGAAGGGCGCAGAGCCCCTCTTGACCGATCTGCCCCGGCCAACCCCGGGTCCGGGCGAAATCAGAGTGCGGATCGCGGCCTGCGGGCTCAACTTTGCGGATCTGCTGATGATCAAGGGGGCCTATCAGGACACGCCAGAACCGCCCTTTACCCTAGGAATGGAGGTGGCAGGCACGGTTGACGCCCTTGGCCCCGGCACCGATGGCCCCGCCCCCGGCACCCGCATCGCGGTCTTTGGCGGTCAGGGCGGGCTTGCAGACTATGGCTGTTTTCCCGCCGCCCGCGCGGTGCCCCTGCCCGATGCCATGAGCTTTGCCGATGCAGCGGCCTTTCAAGTGGCCTATGGCACCAGCCACGTTGCGCTGGATCACAAGGCGCGGCTGCAACCGGGGGAAACCCTGTTGGTTCTGGGGGCCGCCGGGGGTGTGGGCCTCACGGCTGTTGAAATCGGCAAGCAGATGGGCGCGCGTGTGATCGCCTGTGCTCGCGGCGCCGACAAACTCGCCGTGGCCCAAGAGGCCGGGGCCGATCACCTGATCGACGCGGCAACCCAAGATATCCGCGATGTCTGCCGCGCGCTTGGCGGCGTCGATGTGGTTTATGATCCGGTGGGGGGCGATCAATTCACCGCCGCACTGCGCGCCTGCAACCCCGAAGCGCGCATCCTGACGATCGGCTTTGCCTCTGGCGATGTGCCACAAATCCCCGCCAATCACCTTCTGGTTAAGAATATCACTGTGATGGGCCTCTATTGGGGCGGCTATCTCAAATTCCGCCCCGAGGTGGTAACCCAGAGCATGGCCACCCTCTTTGACTGGTATGCAGCCGGGCGCTTGCGCCCGCATGTCTCGCATCTTTTGCCGCTTGAACAGGCCGCAGAGGCGCTTGATCTGCTGCGCTTGCGCAAATCGACCGGCAAGGTCGTGGTCACGCTGACATAA
- a CDS encoding Crp/Fnr family transcriptional regulator, with protein sequence MSIRATPQCDAPGLVGILERHGRAVDYPKGQMIYAAGAHDSTMMLILKGRVEISRSSVDGRRSILTHLGPGDMLGELAALDGGARSADAVAATAVRGRILEGALVLQRLREEPDAALDVIGMLCQRLRQTSGMYTAHVLADGQARLARLLLHLSEKWGETLPGGKLRLAERFSQSDLGDLVGLSRESVNRQIRDWEQAGLIERQGMGIVLCDPAALARTAERAE encoded by the coding sequence ATGTCAATTCGGGCCACGCCACAATGCGACGCACCGGGGCTGGTCGGCATTCTGGAGCGGCATGGCCGTGCGGTTGACTATCCCAAGGGCCAGATGATCTATGCAGCGGGTGCCCATGACAGCACAATGATGCTGATCCTCAAGGGGCGGGTCGAAATCAGCCGCAGTTCGGTTGATGGGCGGCGGTCTATTCTGACGCATCTGGGGCCGGGGGACATGCTGGGCGAGTTGGCGGCGCTGGATGGCGGCGCGCGCAGTGCTGATGCGGTGGCGGCCACCGCAGTGCGGGGCCGTATTCTGGAGGGGGCGCTGGTGTTGCAACGCCTGCGCGAGGAACCCGACGCGGCGCTCGACGTGATCGGCATGCTGTGCCAGCGTCTGCGCCAGACCTCGGGGATGTATACTGCGCATGTGTTGGCGGATGGTCAGGCGCGTCTGGCGCGGCTATTGCTGCATCTGTCGGAAAAATGGGGCGAGACCTTGCCGGGGGGCAAGTTGCGGTTGGCAGAGCGGTTTTCGCAATCGGATCTGGGTGATCTGGTCGGGCTGAGCCGCGAGAGTGTGAACCGGCAGATTCGCGATTGGGAACAGGCCGGTTTGATCGAACGACAGGGCATGGGCATCGTGCTCTGTGATCCGGCGGCATTGGCGCGCACGGCGGAGCGGGCGGAATGA
- the prpE gene encoding propionate-CoA ligase PrpE, with protein sequence MGYTEVYERSLADPEGFWMEAAEAIDWVKKPSKALFEANAPLYEWYKDAEVNTCWNAVDRHVAAGRGAQTAIIHDSPVTGIKQKINYSQLRSRVARLAGALRARGVEKGDRVIIYMPMVPEALEAMLACARLGAVHSVVFGGFAAHELAVRIDDCQPKAIIAASCGIEPGRVVHYKPLLDGAIEQSSHKPEFCVIFQREEEVAKLIEGRDYDWHAFQYGVEPADCVPVSGDHPAYILYTSGTTGAPKGVIRATAGHLVALNWSMKNIYNVNPGEAFWAASDVGWVVGHSYICYGPLIHGNTTIVFEGKPVGTPDAGTFWRVMSEHKVRSFFTAPTALRAIKRDDPKGELIKNYDMSHLRALYLAGERADPDTIEWAQRVMQVPVYDHWWQTETGWAIAGNPAGCEALPVKIGSPTVAMPGYDVRILDEGGHEVAPGTLGAIAVKLPLPPGTLPTLWNAEERFCKSYLNTFPGYYETGDAGMKDEDGYLWIMARTDDVINVAGHRLSTGAMEEVLASHPDVAECAVIGAADELKGQTPVGFLCLTKGVNRAHEEIVKECVKLVRDQIGPVAAFKLAVVVDRLPKTRSGKILRAIMVKIADSQSYKMPATIDDPAILDEIKSALQSLGLAK encoded by the coding sequence ATGGGATACACTGAGGTTTACGAGCGGTCGCTTGCAGATCCCGAAGGCTTTTGGATGGAGGCGGCAGAGGCGATTGATTGGGTGAAGAAGCCCAGCAAGGCGCTGTTTGAGGCCAACGCGCCGCTCTATGAATGGTACAAGGATGCAGAGGTCAACACCTGCTGGAATGCGGTTGACCGGCATGTGGCGGCGGGGCGGGGCGCGCAGACCGCGATCATCCATGATAGCCCCGTGACAGGCATCAAGCAAAAGATCAATTATTCGCAACTGCGTAGCCGCGTGGCGCGGCTGGCAGGGGCGTTGCGCGCCCGAGGCGTGGAAAAAGGCGACCGCGTCATCATCTACATGCCGATGGTGCCCGAGGCATTGGAGGCGATGCTGGCCTGCGCGCGGCTGGGTGCCGTGCATTCGGTGGTGTTTGGCGGGTTTGCCGCGCATGAATTGGCGGTGCGGATCGACGATTGCCAGCCCAAGGCGATTATCGCCGCCTCTTGCGGGATCGAGCCGGGGCGGGTGGTGCATTACAAGCCGCTTTTGGATGGTGCGATTGAGCAATCCAGTCACAAGCCCGAGTTTTGCGTGATCTTTCAGCGCGAAGAAGAGGTGGCCAAGCTGATCGAGGGGCGCGATTACGATTGGCATGCGTTTCAATATGGGGTGGAGCCTGCGGACTGTGTGCCGGTGTCGGGCGATCATCCGGCCTATATCCTTTATACATCGGGCACCACCGGCGCACCCAAGGGCGTGATCCGTGCCACGGCAGGGCATTTGGTGGCGCTCAACTGGTCGATGAAGAACATTTATAACGTGAACCCCGGCGAGGCGTTCTGGGCCGCGTCCGATGTGGGCTGGGTCGTGGGGCACAGCTATATCTGCTATGGGCCTCTGATCCATGGCAACACGACGATTGTGTTCGAGGGCAAGCCGGTGGGCACACCCGATGCGGGCACGTTCTGGCGGGTGATGTCCGAACACAAAGTGCGCAGTTTCTTTACCGCGCCCACGGCGCTGCGGGCGATCAAGCGGGATGATCCCAAAGGCGAGCTGATCAAGAATTACGACATGTCGCATCTGCGCGCGCTTTACCTGGCAGGAGAGCGGGCCGATCCGGATACGATCGAATGGGCGCAGCGGGTGATGCAGGTGCCGGTCTATGACCATTGGTGGCAGACCGAAACCGGCTGGGCGATTGCGGGCAATCCGGCCGGCTGTGAGGCGCTGCCGGTCAAGATCGGGTCGCCGACGGTGGCGATGCCGGGCTATGACGTGCGGATTCTCGACGAGGGCGGGCATGAGGTGGCACCGGGCACCTTGGGCGCGATTGCGGTCAAACTGCCGCTGCCGCCGGGCACCCTGCCAACGCTGTGGAATGCTGAAGAGCGCTTTTGCAAATCCTATCTCAACACCTTTCCCGGCTATTACGAGACCGGCGATGCCGGGATGAAGGACGAGGACGGCTATCTGTGGATCATGGCGCGCACGGATGATGTGATCAACGTGGCGGGCCACCGTCTGAGCACTGGCGCGATGGAAGAGGTGCTGGCCAGCCATCCCGATGTGGCCGAATGTGCAGTGATCGGCGCGGCAGATGAGTTGAAGGGGCAAACGCCAGTCGGCTTTCTGTGTTTGACCAAGGGCGTTAACCGCGCGCATGAGGAGATCGTGAAAGAATGTGTCAAGCTGGTGCGTGACCAGATTGGCCCGGTCGCCGCGTTCAAGCTGGCAGTGGTGGTGGACCGGCTTCCCAAGACACGTTCGGGCAAGATCCTGCGGGCGATCATGGTCAAGATCGCAGACAGTCAGTCGTATAAAATGCCTGCAACCATCGACGATCCCGCCATTCTGGACGAGATCAAGAGCGCCCTGCAAAGCCTTGGTTTGGCGAAATAA
- the glyA gene encoding serine hydroxymethyltransferase, with translation MPHDGHQPVADQGFFTESLASRDPDLFGAIRSELGRQRDEIELIASENIVSAAVMEAQGSVMTNKYAEGYPGKRYYGGCQYVDIAENLAIERACALFGCSFANVQPNSGSQANQGVFTALLQPGDTILGMSLDAGGHLTHGAAPNQSGKWFNAIQYGVRREDNLIDYDQVQALATEHQPKLIIAGGSAIPRQINFARMREIADSVGAYLLVDMAHFAGLVAAKEHPSPFPHAHVATTTTHKTLRGPRGGMILTNDETLAKKFNSAIFPGIQGGPLMHVIAAKAVAFGEALRPEFKSYIQQVIRNAQALSDQLIKGGLDTVTHGTDTHVLLVDLRPKGVKGNDTEKALGRAHITCNKNGVPFDPEKPTVTSGIRLGSPAGTTRGFGEAEFRQIADWIIEVVDGLAANGADGNGAVEAKVKAEVEALCKRFPLYPNL, from the coding sequence ATGCCCCATGACGGACACCAGCCTGTTGCAGATCAAGGCTTTTTCACCGAATCTCTGGCCTCACGCGATCCCGACCTCTTTGGTGCGATCCGCTCTGAACTGGGGCGGCAGCGCGACGAGATCGAGCTGATCGCGTCTGAAAACATCGTCTCTGCCGCCGTGATGGAAGCGCAGGGCAGCGTGATGACCAACAAATATGCCGAAGGCTATCCCGGCAAGCGCTATTATGGCGGCTGCCAATATGTTGATATCGCGGAAAATCTGGCGATCGAGCGGGCTTGCGCATTGTTTGGCTGTAGCTTTGCCAACGTTCAGCCCAATTCCGGCTCGCAGGCCAATCAGGGCGTCTTCACGGCGCTGTTGCAGCCGGGCGATACGATCCTTGGCATGAGCCTTGATGCGGGCGGTCACCTGACCCATGGGGCAGCGCCGAACCAATCGGGCAAATGGTTCAACGCCATTCAATACGGCGTGCGGCGCGAGGACAATCTGATTGACTACGATCAGGTGCAAGCGCTGGCGACCGAGCATCAGCCCAAGCTGATCATCGCGGGCGGATCGGCCATTCCGCGCCAGATCAATTTTGCCCGGATGCGCGAGATTGCCGATAGCGTTGGGGCCTATCTGCTTGTTGATATGGCGCATTTTGCCGGTCTGGTGGCCGCCAAAGAGCATCCGAGCCCGTTCCCCCATGCACATGTGGCCACCACCACGACGCATAAGACATTGCGCGGTCCGCGCGGTGGCATGATCCTGACCAATGACGAGACGCTGGCCAAGAAATTCAACTCGGCGATTTTCCCCGGTATTCAGGGTGGTCCGCTGATGCATGTGATTGCGGCCAAGGCTGTGGCCTTTGGCGAGGCGCTGCGCCCGGAGTTCAAGAGCTATATCCAGCAGGTGATCCGCAATGCGCAGGCGCTGTCGGATCAGCTGATCAAGGGCGGGTTGGACACGGTGACGCATGGCACGGATACGCATGTGTTGCTGGTCGACCTGCGCCCCAAAGGCGTGAAAGGCAATGACACCGAAAAGGCGTTGGGCCGCGCACATATCACCTGCAACAAGAATGGTGTGCCGTTCGATCCCGAGAAACCGACCGTAACCAGCGGCATTCGCTTAGGCTCGCCTGCGGGGACGACGCGCGGGTTTGGAGAGGCGGAATTCCGTCAGATCGCGGATTGGATTATTGAGGTGGTTGATGGGCTGGCGGCCAACGGGGCCGATGGAAATGGCGCGGTCGAAGCCAAGGTGAAAGCCGAGGTCGAGGCGCTGTGCAAGCGGTTCCCGCTCTATCCGAACCTCTGA
- a CDS encoding NAD kinase — protein MPRKIAFVASDAPIAQTARATLASRFGHAPEDEADVIVALGGDGFMLHTLHRTQALDIPVYGMNRGTVGFLMNEYSETDLIERLVAAAEEVINPLAMRAESLDGTLHEALAINEVSLLRAGPQAAKLRITIDGRLRLEELVCDGALVATPAGSTAYNYSAHGPILPIGSDVLALTAVAAFRPRRWRGALLPKTAVVRFDVVDPEKRPVMADADSRWVENVLWVEIRSENRIKHRILFDPGHGLEERLLREQFT, from the coding sequence ATGCCCCGCAAGATCGCCTTCGTCGCCAGCGATGCGCCCATCGCCCAGACCGCGCGCGCCACCCTTGCCAGCCGCTTTGGTCATGCGCCCGAGGATGAGGCCGATGTGATCGTGGCGCTTGGTGGTGATGGCTTCATGCTGCACACGCTCCACCGCACACAGGCGCTCGATATTCCCGTTTACGGCATGAATCGCGGCACCGTTGGCTTTTTGATGAACGAATACAGCGAAACAGACCTGATCGAGCGCCTCGTCGCCGCCGCAGAAGAGGTGATCAACCCGCTGGCCATGCGCGCCGAATCCCTCGACGGCACCCTGCACGAGGCATTGGCAATCAACGAAGTCTCGCTCCTGCGCGCCGGCCCGCAAGCGGCCAAGTTGCGCATCACCATCGACGGGCGCCTGCGCCTCGAGGAACTCGTGTGCGACGGCGCGCTTGTCGCCACTCCGGCAGGCTCGACCGCGTATAACTACAGCGCCCATGGCCCGATCCTGCCTATTGGCTCGGATGTGCTGGCGCTGACGGCGGTGGCGGCATTCCGCCCCCGTCGCTGGCGCGGCGCGCTCTTGCCCAAGACCGCCGTGGTGCGGTTCGATGTGGTCGATCCCGAGAAACGCCCGGTCATGGCCGACGCCGACAGTCGCTGGGTTGAAAACGTGCTCTGGGTCGAGATCCGCTCGGAAAACCGCATCAAGCATCGCATCCTGTTCGATCCGGGCCATGGCCTGGAAGAGCGGTTACTGCGTGAGCAGTTTACCTAA
- a CDS encoding inositol monophosphatase family protein, whose product MDKTDIVRTAHAVADAAREAVLPFFRSAGLTADNKLPEGRFDPVTEGDRATERAMREVLRRLRPQDGILGEEYGAVSGTSGLTWVLDPIDGTRAFMSGAPTWGVLIAVSDETGPIYGIIDQPYIGERFEGGWGTARMTGPMGARDLRVLGARALSDAIVFTTFPELGSPAEAAGFAEVAACAKLTRYGLDCYAYSLVAAGHVDLVIEAGLAAYDIQAPIAVIEAAGGIVTDWQGGPAHQGGRAIAAAGRAQHEAALEILSKVV is encoded by the coding sequence ATGGACAAGACAGATATCGTCAGGACAGCCCACGCTGTGGCAGATGCCGCGCGTGAGGCTGTTTTGCCGTTTTTTCGCAGTGCCGGGCTGACGGCGGATAACAAGCTGCCTGAGGGGCGGTTTGATCCGGTGACAGAGGGCGACCGTGCCACCGAACGTGCCATGCGCGAGGTTCTGCGGCGGTTGCGTCCGCAGGATGGAATCCTTGGCGAGGAATATGGCGCGGTTTCGGGCACCAGCGGCCTGACATGGGTGCTGGACCCAATCGACGGCACGCGGGCATTTATGTCTGGGGCCCCGACATGGGGCGTGCTGATCGCGGTTTCTGACGAGACTGGCCCGATCTATGGGATTATCGACCAGCCCTATATTGGCGAGCGGTTTGAAGGCGGCTGGGGCACGGCACGGATGACCGGGCCGATGGGCGCGCGGGATCTGCGGGTGCTGGGCGCGCGGGCCTTGTCGGATGCGATCGTCTTTACCACATTTCCAGAGTTGGGCAGCCCGGCAGAGGCCGCAGGCTTTGCCGAGGTCGCGGCCTGCGCGAAGTTAACGCGCTATGGGCTTGATTGTTATGCATATTCTCTTGTTGCGGCGGGGCATGTCGATCTGGTGATCGAGGCTGGTTTGGCGGCCTATGATATTCAGGCACCGATTGCCGTGATCGAGGCGGCGGGCGGTATTGTCACCGACTGGCAGGGCGGCCCTGCACATCAGGGTGGGCGGGCGATTGCCGCCGCCGGGCGCGCGCAGCATGAGGCGGCGCTGGAGATATTGTCGAAAGTGGTGTGA
- a CDS encoding helix-turn-helix domain-containing protein — translation MPHPVDVHVGKRIRHRRWLVGMTQQQLAESVGIKFQQIQKYETGANRVSASRLWDIAESLDVEISFFFEGLDQEGGVEREKSDPARADLMGDKEALDLVRSYYAIPENQRRRLFDLARVLSEVA, via the coding sequence ATGCCGCACCCCGTTGATGTGCACGTCGGCAAACGTATTCGGCACCGCCGCTGGCTGGTGGGAATGACCCAGCAGCAGCTGGCAGAGAGCGTCGGAATCAAATTTCAACAGATTCAAAAATATGAGACAGGTGCGAACCGCGTAAGCGCGTCGCGGCTCTGGGACATTGCCGAATCGCTGGATGTCGAGATCAGCTTTTTCTTTGAAGGCCTGGATCAAGAGGGCGGTGTGGAGCGCGAAAAGAGCGATCCAGCACGGGCCGACCTGATGGGCGACAAAGAGGCGCTGGATCTGGTGCGTTCGTATTACGCCATTCCCGAAAACCAGCGTCGGCGTTTGTTCGACCTTGCCCGGGTTTTGAGCGAGGTGGCTTGA
- a CDS encoding CTP synthetase: MLRLGLILHLFIGSTLSGSAVIAALVMGQDTLKPILVAALLGFIAAFPVSYIVARKLYELR, encoded by the coding sequence ATGTTACGCCTCGGCCTCATCCTGCATCTTTTCATCGGCTCCACGCTCTCTGGCTCTGCGGTGATCGCAGCCCTCGTCATGGGACAGGACACGCTGAAACCGATCCTGGTCGCCGCCCTTCTGGGATTTATCGCTGCCTTCCCGGTGTCCTACATCGTGGCCAGAAAGCTTTACGAACTGCGCTGA
- a CDS encoding alpha/beta fold hydrolase, translated as MLNRIEHGAPTERPGLVIVHGLYGSARNWGVIAKRLSDTRHVIAVDMRNHGASPWFETHSYEDMAVDLAEVIKGLDGPYDVLGHSMGGKAAMVLALTQPALVNRLIVADIAPVSYGHSQVQYIKAMQAVDLATVERRSDAAAQLQATVDNPALVPFFLQALDVAEKRWLLNLETLAREMPKILSFPDISGPYEGKVMFLTGADSAYVTREHRDRIKALFPAAQFAKIPGAGHWLHAEKPREFEAAVRTWLG; from the coding sequence ATGTTGAACCGGATCGAACATGGCGCGCCGACTGAGCGGCCGGGATTGGTGATTGTGCATGGGCTCTACGGGTCTGCGCGCAATTGGGGGGTCATTGCCAAGCGGCTGTCGGATACGCGCCATGTGATCGCGGTGGATATGCGCAATCACGGCGCAAGCCCTTGGTTTGAAACGCATTCCTATGAGGATATGGCTGTCGATCTGGCTGAGGTGATCAAGGGGTTGGACGGCCCATATGATGTGCTGGGCCATTCAATGGGCGGCAAGGCGGCGATGGTGCTGGCGCTGACGCAACCGGCCTTGGTCAATCGGCTGATCGTTGCGGATATTGCGCCGGTGTCCTATGGCCACAGTCAGGTGCAGTATATCAAGGCGATGCAGGCGGTCGATCTGGCAACGGTTGAGCGAAGGTCAGACGCGGCCGCGCAATTGCAGGCCACGGTGGACAATCCGGCGCTGGTGCCGTTTTTCCTTCAGGCGTTGGATGTGGCGGAAAAGCGGTGGTTGCTGAACCTAGAAACGCTGGCGCGCGAGATGCCGAAGATCCTGAGCTTTCCGGATATTTCAGGGCCTTATGAGGGGAAGGTGATGTTTCTCACTGGGGCAGACTCGGCCTATGTGACCCGCGAGCACCGCGACCGGATCAAGGCGCTGTTCCCTGCGGCACAGTTTGCCAAAATTCCCGGTGCGGGCCATTGGCTCCATGCCGAAAAGCCGCGCGAGTTTGAGGCGGCGGTGCGCACCTGGTTGGGCTGA
- a CDS encoding CIA30 family protein, whose product MRRILALLIGLLAAPTVAQEGGMLEYIPPPAENWRYVSDQVMGGVSEGQAQIAGPEGARYLHLSGTVSTANRGGFIQIRGDLVTPLPEGAQGVVVRVKGNGEGYFIHLRTRGTMLPWQYYQAPIPSGAAWQELRVPFTVFRASGAMLRDVPRAGDIKSLAAVAYGRDHQADLSFQWLGVY is encoded by the coding sequence ATGAGGCGTATTCTGGCCCTGCTGATCGGACTGTTGGCAGCGCCCACTGTGGCGCAGGAGGGCGGCATGCTGGAGTATATCCCACCCCCGGCTGAGAACTGGCGCTATGTCAGCGATCAGGTGATGGGGGGCGTGTCCGAGGGGCAGGCTCAGATCGCGGGTCCAGAGGGGGCACGGTATCTGCACCTGAGCGGCACGGTGAGCACGGCCAACCGGGGCGGTTTCATTCAAATACGCGGCGATTTGGTGACGCCTCTGCCCGAAGGTGCGCAGGGCGTTGTGGTGCGCGTCAAGGGCAATGGCGAGGGCTATTTCATCCATCTGCGCACGCGCGGCACGATGCTACCCTGGCAATATTATCAGGCCCCGATCCCAAGCGGAGCGGCGTGGCAAGAGCTGCGCGTGCCCTTTACCGTCTTTCGCGCCTCGGGGGCGATGCTGCGGGATGTGCCGCGTGCGGGCGATATCAAGAGCCTGGCAGCGGTGGCCTATGGGCGGGATCATCAGGCCGATCTATCGTTTCAGTGGCTTGGGGTGTATTGA
- a CDS encoding Bax inhibitor-1/YccA family protein: MAELNTIRTATGTRTAQIDAGLRAHMNKVYGTMSVGMLITALAAWAIAGLAVTTDPSAAAAQLPNGKMLTGLGAALYLSPLKWVVMLAPLAFIFLGWGALVRRASAAAVQLGFFAFAALIGISMSSIFLMFTSFSIVQTFIVTAIAFAGLSLFGYTTKKDISGWGSFLIMGVIGLVVAMVINIFLQSPAMMFAISAIGLLIFAGLTAFHTQEIKNTYVAHAAHGDQEWLDKSAYDGALSLYISFLNMFQFLLMFMGQQE; encoded by the coding sequence ATGGCAGAGTTAAACACGATCCGGACGGCGACGGGCACACGCACCGCCCAGATTGACGCGGGCCTACGCGCGCACATGAACAAGGTCTACGGCACGATGTCCGTGGGCATGCTCATAACGGCGCTTGCGGCATGGGCCATCGCGGGGCTTGCCGTGACAACCGATCCTTCCGCCGCCGCCGCACAACTTCCCAATGGCAAGATGCTGACGGGCCTTGGCGCAGCGCTTTACCTTTCGCCGCTCAAGTGGGTGGTGATGCTGGCCCCGCTGGCGTTCATCTTCCTTGGTTGGGGCGCGCTCGTGCGTCGGGCTTCGGCTGCCGCCGTGCAGCTTGGCTTCTTCGCCTTCGCCGCACTCATCGGTATTTCGATGAGCTCGATCTTCCTGATGTTCACCAGCTTCTCGATCGTCCAGACCTTTATCGTGACCGCCATCGCCTTTGCGGGTCTCTCGCTCTTTGGCTACACCACGAAAAAGGACATCTCGGGTTGGGGCTCTTTCCTCATCATGGGCGTGATCGGCCTTGTTGTCGCCATGGTAATCAACATTTTCCTGCAAAGCCCGGCCATGATGTTCGCCATCTCGGCCATCGGCCTCTTGATCTTCGCCGGTCTTACCGCGTTCCACACGCAAGAGATCAAGAACACCTATGTCGCCCACGCGGCACATGGGGATCAGGAATGGTTGGACAAATCCGCCTACGACGGTGCGCTGAGCCTCTACATCAGCTTCCTGAACATGTTCCAGTTCCTGCTGATGTTCATGGGGCAACAGGAATAG